One segment of Primulina tabacum isolate GXHZ01 chromosome 14, ASM2559414v2, whole genome shotgun sequence DNA contains the following:
- the LOC142525324 gene encoding protein ASPARTIC PROTEASE IN GUARD CELL 1-like, producing MEKMGLLLAVFFSFLSIFSSPVLSRKLASSSKTMLLDVSSTLRKTQDLLSLNSQNLVHSRPDVEQQKPIVSSGSSLSFQLHSRLGIRRSSDKDYRELTLARINRDSARVKALQTRLDLLSLGIKKVDLTPLEEELEDEKIEVPVISGTSQGSGEYFCRVGVGNPPTQSYMVLDTGSDVNWVQCAPCADCYQQADPIFDPVQSTSFSPLTCDTQQCRSLDVSECRNDTCLYEVSYGDGSYTVGEFVTETFSFGNSAAANNLSIGCGHNNEGLFVGAAGLIGLGGGSLSFPSQINASSFSYCLVDRDSDSASTLDFNSSPPPDAVTAPLLRNSKLDTFYYVDLTGIGVSGELLTIPPATFQVNENGDGGVIVDSGTAVTRLQTAAYNSLRDAFKAGTRDLPLTNGVALFDTCYDLSSRQSVEVPTVSFHFSNGNELSLPAKNYLIQVDSMGTFCLAFSPTSSSLGIMGNVQQQGTRVSYDLANSLIAFSPKKC from the coding sequence ATGGAGAAAATGGGACTTCTTCTCGCCGTTTTCTTttcatttctctccattttcTCCTCTCCGGTGCTGTCAAGAAAACTCGCATCCAGCTCAAAAACCATGCTTCTTGATGTATCTTCTACTCTGAGAAAAACCCAAGATTTATTGTCGCTCAACTCCCAAAATTTGGTGCACTCGAGGCCCGACGTAGAACAACAGAAACCCATTGTTTCTTCCGGTTCATCTCTGAGTTTTCAGCTGCATTCTCGCTTGGGAATCCGTCGAAGTTCTGATAAAGACTACAGAGAACTCACGTTGGCCCGAATCAACCGTGACTCGGCCCGCGTCAAAGCGCTTCAGACCCGGCTAGATCTGTTGAGTTTAGGTATAAAGAAAGTAGATCTAACGCCACTGGAGGAAGAATTGGAGGATGAGAAGATTGAAGTCCCGGTGATTTCGGGAACAAGCCAAGGCAGCGGCGAGTACTTCTGCCGTGTCGGAGTTGGCAACCCGCCGACCCAATCTTACATGGTGCTCGACACCGGAAGCGACGTCAATTGGGTGCAATGCGCCCCCTGCGCGGACTGTTATCAGCAAGCCGACCCGATTTTCGACCCGGTCCAGTCCACTTCCTTCTCCCCCCTCACATGCGACACCCAGCAATGCAGGTCGCTCGATGTCTCCGAGTGCCGTAACGACACGTGTCTCTACGAGGTTTCCTACGGCGACGGCTCTTACACCGTCGGAGAATTCGTGACGGAGACCTTCAGTTTCGGCAACTCCGCTGCGGCGAACAACTTATCCATCGGTTGCGGCCATAACAACGAAGGTTTATTCGTCGGAGCCGCCGGATTAATCGGCTTAGGAGGCGGCTCTTTGTCTTTCCCTTCGCAAATTAACGCTTCCTCCTTCTCTTACTGCCTCGTGGATCGCGATTCGGATTCCGCTTCAACTCTCGATTTCAACTCATCACCCCCGCCAGACGCCGTCACAGCTCCATTACTTCGGAACTCCAAGCTAGACACCTTTTACTACGTAGATTTGACGGGAATCGGCGTCTCCGGTGAGCTGTTAACAATCCCGCCGGCGACTTTTCAGGTTAACGAGAACGGAGACGGCGGGGTCATAGTTGATTCAGGAACGGCCGTCACTAGATTGCAAACGGCGGCTTATAATTCCCTGCGAGATGCGTTTAAGGCGGGGACGCGAGATTTGCCGTTAACTAACGGCGTTGCTCTATTCGACACGTGCTATGATTTGAGCTCGAGGCAAAGTGTGGAGGTCCCAACGGTGTCGTTTCATTTCTCGAACGGGAATGAGTTGAGTTTACCGGCTAAGAATTACCTGATACAGGTTGATTCAATGGGGACTTTCTGTTTGGCCTTTTCTCCGACGTCGTCTTCTCTTGGGATTATGGGTAATGTCCAGCAACAGGGAACACGTGTCAGTTACGACTTGGCTAATTCTTTAATAGCGTTTTCACCCAAAAAATGCTAA